In Aricia agestis chromosome 14, ilAriAges1.1, whole genome shotgun sequence, one genomic interval encodes:
- the LOC121733933 gene encoding uncharacterized protein LOC121733933, with product MILKALVLAFVLNICRIGHARLARLIYTRITVKGQYEAKGRHTLLEIDGSGDSQVDLTNVKVKLHTNTKYFKDEQGLQHWAIRNYTYDFDYGDNVYFLIENLFRESKEWRELGSPVIEYAVKLAVKTVMKFFHAVPCNELIEAPLPELEPWELNQITKGGLLPDTLL from the exons atgatcTTGAAGGCATTAGTTTTGGCGTTTGTGTTGAATATCTGCCGTATTGGCCATGCTCGACTGGCAC GGCTGATATACACAAGAATAACTGTCAAGGGACAATATGAAGCGAAGGGCAGACATACGTTGTTAGAGATTGACGGATCAGGGGACTCTCAAGTTGATCTAA CTAACGTCAAAGTGAAGCTACATACAAACACGAAATACTTCAAGGACGAGCAAGGCCTCCAACATTGGGCCATCAGGAACTACACATACGACTTTGACTACGGCGACAACGTTTACTTCTTAATTGAAAACTTGTTCAGAGAAAGCAAAGAGTGGA GAGAATTAGGTTCACCAGTCATAGAGTATGCAGTAAAGCTGGCAGTGAAGACTGTGATGAAATTCTTCCACGCTGTGCCATGTAACGAACTGATAGAAGCTCCACTACCTGAATTAGAACCTTGGGAACTCAATCAAatcactaagggtgggttgcttCCAGATACGTTGTTATAG